The window ATTCATCATTGATGAAAAAATACCGCTTACGCTCATCCATTTTGTTACGGTCAACAATAAGCTGAGCATTTAACAATAATGAAATACTGGTAGAAACGGAACTTTTGCTCGCAGAGAGCACTTCAACAAATTCGTCAAAAGTAATTCCTACTTTCTCATAGTCAAAAAGAAGGTAGGAATAGATTTTTGATGCTAAAGGGGGTAAGTTGAACACAATGCCATAAAATCTTACGGCATCCTGAAATATTTTCTCATCAATTTCTATACTTTGGTGCATATATAAAAATTTGAACAAAAGTAAAAATTAGTTCAGAACCAAACGAACAAACCTGATAGAGTTTATAAATACAGGCCGGTTTAAAAATTCAATGAAAGATGATTTAACTTTTTGCTTAAATTATAATCTTCTCAAAAGCTTTTCTCATGCCATCTCTCAAAAGAACCTCTCCGCAATAGGAATAACCTCTGCCTTCAAGGATTTTCAACATCGCAATATTATCATGATTGGTATCTACTTTAATACTCTGAATGTCATGAGATTTGGTAAATTCTTCAATGTGATCAAAAAACTTCTTCACCATTCCTTGCCCTGCAAATTTTTCATCCACAGCTACTCTGTGAACCACTACAAATTCACCATCACTCAGCCATGCTCCTTCAATGGTACTGTAAGCAGGTTCATCATTCAGAATCAGTGCTCCATATACTGCAATTTCTCCGTCTACTGTCAAAACATGTCCGAAACCTTTAGCAATATCACTTTCTACTGTCCCGAGGTTAGGATATCCGTTCTGCCATTGGGTACTTCCGTCTTGTCTTCTTCTTTCAATAGATTGCTGGATAATTTCCCAAATCCTGTTTCTGTCTTCAATTTGCGATTGTCTTAGTTTGATCTCTGGGTTCATGTTGTAAAATTTGATTTAAAGATTGAATGATTTAAAGATTAAAAATCAGAACAACTGTCCGTTCAGTCTTTGAAATGTTGTCTTTTAATAGTTTGTAATTAATTAAAAAACCGAAAATTAATTAAGATTAATTTTCGGTTCGAAGTAGTAAAATTTAAAATTATGAAATTGTTTATTGATTTTCACTTTGTTGAAGGTAAGCATCAATAATTTCAAATGCTCTTTTTTCTTCTTCCAAATCTACCATTACCTTCAGCGAAGTTGCTGTTGGTGTAGTGGTAAACGTAAGATAGTTATTTTCAACGGTATTTGCAATTTGTGCATCATCCAATTTAGACTTAACCAACTGAATTTCTGAAGGATTATCACTTACATAAACTGACACTCTCGTACTTCTTTCCATATTCTAATTGTTTGAGTATCTAAATATACGATGTTTTTTTTAAAATTACAAATCCCGGGTTTTAAATTTTATTAATATTGCTTTCAATTTTATCTAAAGCAAGCTGGATTTCTTCTTTAGTAACATTCAAATGAGGTCTGAAACGAAGAGACTGATCTCCACAAGGAAGAATGATCAATCCATCATTGAAAAGCTCATTCATCAAATGATTTCTCTGCTCTGCAGTTGGAAGATCAATAGCACACATCAATCCTCTTCCTCTTGCATTTGAAATTTTTTCAGGATATTTTTCAGCAAGGGCTTTCAGGCTTTCCAATAAGAAATCACCAACCACTCTTGCATTTTCAACCAGGTTTTCTTTTTCAATCACTTCCATTACCAGCTGGAAACGAAGCATATCAATAAAGTTTCCTCCGAATGTAGAATTGATTCTTGAGCTTTCTTTGAAAACATTATTCGGAACTTCATCAAACTTCTCTTTATTGGCTAAAACACCACAAACCTGTGCTTTTTTACCGAAAGAAATAATGTCCGGTTTTGCTGTAAAGTGCTGGAATGCCCACATTTTTCCTGTAATGGCAATTCCTGTCTGAACTTCATCAAAAATAAGTAAGATTTCGTTGTCATCACAGATTCTTCTTAATCCCAACAGGAATTCGTCTCTGAAATGATTGTCACCTCCTTCTGCCTGAATAGGTTCTATGATGATACAAGCCACTTTATCAGGGTGCATCAGAATAGCCTCTTCAATTTGAAGTAAAGCAAGGTTTTCATTTTTGATTGTTTCTTCAAGGTTTTCTTCTGTAATCGGGAACTTTAATTTTGGATTTAAAATTCTCGGCCAGTTGAACATTGGGAAATATTGATATTTTCTTGGATCAGAAGTATTGGTTAAGCTCAAAGTATAACCACTTCTTCCGTGGAAAGCCTGTTTGAAGTGAATGCAGATTCCTGCTTCTGTTTCTAATCCTTTTGCAAAGTTTTTGCGGGTTTTCCAGTCGAAGCATGCTTTCATTGCATTTTCAACGCCCAGAGTTCCGCCTTCGATAAAGAAAGCATATTGTAATTCTTCAGGAATAACCACTCTTTCAAATACCTCAAGGAAATGAGCATATTCTTCCGAGTAAACGTCAGCCAAAGTAGGCTTATTTACAGCCATTCTTCCCAACCATTCTGATCTTTCTACAAGGTAAGGATGATTGTATCCGATGGATGCTGATGCAAACATAGAGAACATATCCAGGTATTCTTTGTCTGTAAGTTTATCATAAAGCCATGAACCGTGTGATTTTTCAATATCCATCACAAAATCGAAACCGTCTGCCAACACGTGTTTTCCTACTGTTTCTTTTACTTTATTTGCTTTTATATCTAATGTTTGTTCCATAATAAATTTGTAGTGTGATTTAATAAGTGAATGATTAAATGGTCCAGAGAATGAAACATTTAATCATTCAGGTTATTAAGTTTTATGTTTTTTTGAGTGCTTTAAGTAAAGCTTTTATAAATCAAATTTAATTCCTTGTGCTAAAGGAAGTTGAGCAGTATAATTTATAGTATTGGTTTGTCTTCTCATATAGTACTTCCAAGCGTCTGATCCGGACTCTCTTCCTCCTCCGGTTTCTTTTTCACCACCGAAAGCTCCACCAATTTCAGCACCGGAAGTTCCGATATTTACATTGGCAATACCACAGTCTGAACCTGCGTGAGAAAGGAATAATTCTGCTTCTCTTAAGTTCTGGGTCATGATTGCAGAAGATAATCCTTGTGGAACATCATTCTGAATAGCAATAGCTTCTTCCAGTGTTTTGTATTTAATCAGATATAAGATCGGTGCAAATGTTTCATGCTGAACAATCTCATAAGAGTTTTTCACTTCTGCAACGCAAGGTTTCACATAGCATCCGGATTCGTACTCTTTTCCATTTAAAACTCCGCCTTCAACAACGAATTTACCACCTTCTTTTTTACATTTCTTAATGGCTTCTTCGTATTGGTTTACAGCGTCAGTATCAATCAGAGGACCTACATGGTTATTTTCATCCAATGGATTTCCGATTTTCAGCTGCCCGTAAGCTTTTGTCAATCTTGTTTTCACTTCATTGTATACACTTTCGTGAATGATAAGTCTTCTTGTAGAAGTACATCTCTGACCTGCAGTTCCTACAGCTCCAAAAACAGCTCCGATGATCGACATGTCGATATCAGCTTCTTTCGTAATGATAATAGCATTGTTTCCACCTAATTCAAGGATAGATTTCCCGAATCTTTCTGCTACTTTAGAAGAAACCATTCTTCCTACTCTTGTAGATCCTGTGAAAGATACAAGCGCAACTTTTTTATCATCTACCAGTTTCTGTCCGATTTCGTGGTCTGAAACCAATACACTTGAAACTCCTTCAGGAAGGTTATTTTCCTTTATAACCTCCATCATGATATTCTGGCATGCAATAGCACAAAGCGGTGTTTTTTCAGATGGCTTCCAGATGGTAACGTTACCACAGATCCAGGCCAATGCTGTATTCCATGACCATACGGCTACCGGGAAGTTGAATGCAGTAATGATTCCTACTACTCCCAGCGGATGATACTGTTCGTACATTCTGTGCCCAGGTCTTTCAGAGTGCATGGTGTACCCCTGAAGTTGTCTTGAAAGTCCTACAGCGAAGTCACAGATATCAATCATCTCCTGAACTTCTCCAAGTCCTTCCTGTAATGATTTACCCATTTCGTAGGAAACAAGCTTACCAAGATCTTCTTTATATTCTCTTAATTTTAAGCCCAGCTGTCTTACGATCTCACCTCTTTTGGGAGCCGGGATCAGCCTAAATTCCTGAAACGCCTTTTGAGCAGTTTCAATTACTTTGTCATAATCACTTTCTCCGGAAGTTTTTACTTTAGCGATCAACTTTCCGTCCACAGGAGAAATGCTTTCTATCACTTTTCCTGAAGCGAAATATTTTCCGCCCACTGAAGTCCCTTTGTTCTCTTCTTTAATACCAAGGTTTTTGAGTGTTTTTTCGATTCCGAAATCCTTTACTTTTTTTGACATAAAATCTTACTTTTCGTTCTCTCTAAAGATAAAAATATTATGCGAACCTCAAAACTTTAATTTTTAATGTGTTTTTTATTTGGACTAATTATAAACATGCTTATCTTTGCAGGGTAATCATTTTGATAATCACCAAATGGAAAATTCACAAGAAAATAACTCAAAGCTTAAGAAGTGGTTCAAGCGTGTGGGATGGGCAGGACTTGCTTTCTTTACCATTAAAGGCTTGATTTGGCTCGTCATATTCTACGTTGGAGCAGATAGTCTTCAAAGTTGTATAAAATAAAAAGCAGAGAAAATTTCTCTGCTTTCTTTTTGGTATAAGGTGAATTGAATTATTATTTATTTATTGAAAAGCTAAAAAAAGAATCCTTTTTTATATTTTCTGTAATTTAAAAAAGAGAAGAAGTACTATCTTTTCACAGCTCTGTTCCCTGAAAAGAACATTTACACTCCTCGAATCATATTTTTAAACTACTCTTTCTTCTTCCTCCCAGCATTAACCAGGCTTTCATGCAGCAGATATTCAATCTGCCCGTTCACACTTCTGAATTCATCGCCTGCCCATTTTTCAAGGAGTTTATAAGTAGACTCGTCTATCCTTATCACAAAAGACTTTTTGCTTTTATTTTCTGAAGAGTTTTGAGCTTTTTCCGATTTCATTTTCTAAAATTCTCTAACATTATTTCTGATTATTTTAGTATAGATAGGATCTGTACTAAAATCTGACTGTTAATCTTTCACTTCTTAATTATAAAGCGTTCCTGCATTTAATATTGGAGTCGCAGCTTTTTCACCACAAAGAACCACCATTAAATTGCTTACCATTGCAGCTTTCCTTTCATCATCAAGCTCAACAATATTGTCTTCTGAAAGTTTTTTCAAGGCAAGGTCTACCATTCCTACTGCTCCTTCTACAATCTTGGTTCTTGCCGCCACAATAGCTGTAGCCTGCTGTCTCTGAAGCATTGCTCCAGCAATTTCCGAAGCATAAGCCAGATGTGAAATCCTTGCCTCCTGAATCACAATTCCTGCTTTGGAAAGACGGTCTGTAAGTTCCTGCTCCAAAATAGAATTGATTTTATCTCCTCCTTCTCTCAGTGTAATTGGAGCATGATCATCTTCTAAATTATCATAAGGAAAGCTCATAGCCAAATGACGTACCGCTGCTTCACTCTGCATCTTTACAAAGTCCGAATAACGTTCTACATCAAAAGCGGCTTTGTAAGTATCTCCCACTTTCCATACGATGACAACCGCAATTTCAATAGGGTTTCCCATTTTATCATTCACTTTCAAAGTCTGTCCTTGTAAATTCTCAGAACGCAAAGACATTTTCTGTGACGAATACAAAGGATTGATAAAGAATAATCCGTTCTCTTTTACACTCCCAACATATTTTCCAAAAAAGTTTAACACCCTTGAGTGATTAGGCTGAATGATCATTAATCCTTTCAGAAAAAAGCAGGAAGTAAGGAAACAAAGCATAGATATAACCACATAAGCGATACTTTGATCTACTCCGCTAACAAAGAAGTATACTGCTGCAACAAACAAGGCCAGGCAAATGACCAATGTAAGATAACCCGACATGGGTTTTAATGTTTTTTCCATAATTGAATTTTAATTTGATATTATTTTGATATCATAAAGATGATGATAATTTTTGAATTATGAATGATGAATTTTGTTTTTTTGAGGTGCGAGTTTCGGGGTTCAGGGTTACGAGCTTCGGGATATAGGATTCGAGTATTTTAGCTAACGCAAAGTTCGCGAGGTTAATTCATTAGGATGTATTTTATTTTGTTCGCAAAGCCACTTCGTTTAGCTAAGATCACTAGTTTCTTTGCTGAGTGAAACGCCTTTGCGAACGGCAACTCATCACCAAAATCATTGCGAACCTAAAAAAAACAAGTTCTTTACATTTTACAAAACTTCTATCTTAACTAAAATGTTTTCTTCTCTTGCTGAGTAAAACATCTTTGCGAACGATAACTCATCACAATATACATCATTGCGAACGTAGCGTTAAAACAACTCATCCCCAATCCAGCAACAATAGAGATAAAAAAATCCCGGAAAATGAATTCCGGGATTTTAATTGATATATTCAAAAATCTATTTCTTCGTTAAGGCTTTAA of the Chryseobacterium viscerum genome contains:
- a CDS encoding transcriptional regulator yields the protein MHQSIEIDEKIFQDAVRFYGIVFNLPPLASKIYSYLLFDYEKVGITFDEFVEVLSASKSSVSTSISLLLNAQLIVDRNKMDERKRYFFINDEYKKIRFEKIVQKMQDELKLLDDLNNFKKSKDDGYNERIEVYKALLNKNIENIQESLNKL
- a CDS encoding GNAT family N-acetyltransferase, which codes for MNPEIKLRQSQIEDRNRIWEIIQQSIERRRQDGSTQWQNGYPNLGTVESDIAKGFGHVLTVDGEIAVYGALILNDEPAYSTIEGAWLSDGEFVVVHRVAVDEKFAGQGMVKKFFDHIEEFTKSHDIQSIKVDTNHDNIAMLKILEGRGYSYCGEVLLRDGMRKAFEKIII
- a CDS encoding DUF2007 domain-containing protein, whose protein sequence is MERSTRVSVYVSDNPSEIQLVKSKLDDAQIANTVENNYLTFTTTPTATSLKVMVDLEEEKRAFEIIDAYLQQSENQ
- the lat gene encoding L-lysine 6-transaminase; this translates as MEQTLDIKANKVKETVGKHVLADGFDFVMDIEKSHGSWLYDKLTDKEYLDMFSMFASASIGYNHPYLVERSEWLGRMAVNKPTLADVYSEEYAHFLEVFERVVIPEELQYAFFIEGGTLGVENAMKACFDWKTRKNFAKGLETEAGICIHFKQAFHGRSGYTLSLTNTSDPRKYQYFPMFNWPRILNPKLKFPITEENLEETIKNENLALLQIEEAILMHPDKVACIIIEPIQAEGGDNHFRDEFLLGLRRICDDNEILLIFDEVQTGIAITGKMWAFQHFTAKPDIISFGKKAQVCGVLANKEKFDEVPNNVFKESSRINSTFGGNFIDMLRFQLVMEVIEKENLVENARVVGDFLLESLKALAEKYPEKISNARGRGLMCAIDLPTAEQRNHLMNELFNDGLIILPCGDQSLRFRPHLNVTKEEIQLALDKIESNINKI
- a CDS encoding aldehyde dehydrogenase family protein, yielding MSKKVKDFGIEKTLKNLGIKEENKGTSVGGKYFASGKVIESISPVDGKLIAKVKTSGESDYDKVIETAQKAFQEFRLIPAPKRGEIVRQLGLKLREYKEDLGKLVSYEMGKSLQEGLGEVQEMIDICDFAVGLSRQLQGYTMHSERPGHRMYEQYHPLGVVGIITAFNFPVAVWSWNTALAWICGNVTIWKPSEKTPLCAIACQNIMMEVIKENNLPEGVSSVLVSDHEIGQKLVDDKKVALVSFTGSTRVGRMVSSKVAERFGKSILELGGNNAIIITKEADIDMSIIGAVFGAVGTAGQRCTSTRRLIIHESVYNEVKTRLTKAYGQLKIGNPLDENNHVGPLIDTDAVNQYEEAIKKCKKEGGKFVVEGGVLNGKEYESGCYVKPCVAEVKNSYEIVQHETFAPILYLIKYKTLEEAIAIQNDVPQGLSSAIMTQNLREAELFLSHAGSDCGIANVNIGTSGAEIGGAFGGEKETGGGRESGSDAWKYYMRRQTNTINYTAQLPLAQGIKFDL
- a CDS encoding SPFH domain-containing protein, whose product is MEKTLKPMSGYLTLVICLALFVAAVYFFVSGVDQSIAYVVISMLCFLTSCFFLKGLMIIQPNHSRVLNFFGKYVGSVKENGLFFINPLYSSQKMSLRSENLQGQTLKVNDKMGNPIEIAVVIVWKVGDTYKAAFDVERYSDFVKMQSEAAVRHLAMSFPYDNLEDDHAPITLREGGDKINSILEQELTDRLSKAGIVIQEARISHLAYASEIAGAMLQRQQATAIVAARTKIVEGAVGMVDLALKKLSEDNIVELDDERKAAMVSNLMVVLCGEKAATPILNAGTLYN